The window AGGAACGACTGCGGCTCGTAGTTGGCGTCGGTCGAGATGCGCAGGACGCCGTTTTCCTGGACGGTCTCGAGGAGATCGCCCGCGGTGTCGGCGGGCTCTTCGATCGTGCCCTGGACGTCCGGCAGGAAATCGCCGTTCAGCCAATCGAGGTAGGTCGTCGCCTCGCCCACGCAGACGACAGCCGGCACGGCCGCCGCTTGCTCGCAGGCTGCAATGATGAGGAGGCCGGCCAGCAGGGCCGCGCCGCGCCGCTTGGTGCTCATGAACCCTCCTTCGGAGTACGCCGAAAAGGGGCAGGCGTACCCATGCTTATGGCGTGGTGTACCACGCCGGCCGACCCGGCGGCAAGGTATCGACGCAGGCCGCTGCCGGGGTCGCGATCGGTACACTGCGGCCATGACCTCGACCCTGTCGCGGCCCGACCGGCCGCCGCTGGCCCGCGCCGCCACCCTGCCGTCGCGGTACTACCTGGATCCAGACCTGCTGGAGCGCGAGAAGGAGCGGATCTTCTATCGGACCTGGCAGCTGGTAGCCCGCGGTGAGGACCTGGCTCGGGTGGGGGACTTCGTGCCCGGCACGATCGCCGACGAGCCGATCGTCATCACCCACGGCCTCGACGGGCAGCTGCGCGGCTTCTACAACGTGTGCCGCCACCGGGCGGGGCAGGTGGCGCTGGCCAGGGGCAACCGCGACCGATGACTGCGC is drawn from Chloroflexota bacterium and contains these coding sequences:
- a CDS encoding Rieske 2Fe-2S domain-containing protein, with translation MTSTLSRPDRPPLARAATLPSRYYLDPDLLEREKERIFYRTWQLVARGEDLARVGDFVPGTIADEPIVITHGLDGQLRGFYNVCRHRAGQVALARGNRDR